One window of the Actinomyces wuliandei genome contains the following:
- the ccsB gene encoding c-type cytochrome biogenesis protein CcsB encodes MLEYSQALLLITTVLVVVSTIAYLGAFLAARTAAVTAAAATGTGGATVVINTGDGDRTIEVTGGSQRTPTRRFTVTWWAARSTQLGLVLLTGSLVARTIATGHAPFSNHYEFALSFAWGMMLAQVYFELRYRVRTVSIIVLPAILAMLIYASTLSYQPSPLMPALQNSPLLTLHVFTASLGYGASVVSFAAAVMYLLAPHVRWRGWPRREVLDDLGYRATVVTFPMLTLMLILGALWGNVAWGRYWGWDPKEVAALVTWLIYGAYLHARVTRSWRGTRSAWLLILGFGAVIFTYLGNLFFGGLHSYA; translated from the coding sequence ATGCTTGAGTACTCCCAAGCCCTCCTGCTGATCACGACGGTGCTCGTCGTCGTGTCCACCATCGCCTACCTGGGGGCCTTCCTCGCCGCCCGTACGGCAGCAGTGACAGCCGCAGCCGCGACGGGGACCGGCGGTGCCACCGTGGTCATCAATACTGGTGACGGTGACAGGACCATTGAGGTGACCGGGGGCTCCCAGCGCACCCCGACCAGGCGGTTCACCGTGACCTGGTGGGCGGCCAGGTCCACCCAGCTGGGCCTGGTCCTGCTGACCGGCTCCCTGGTCGCCCGCACGATCGCCACCGGTCACGCCCCCTTCTCCAACCACTACGAGTTCGCCCTCTCCTTCGCGTGGGGGATGATGCTGGCCCAGGTGTACTTCGAGCTGCGCTACCGGGTGCGGACCGTGTCGATCATCGTGCTGCCGGCGATCCTGGCGATGCTCATCTACGCCTCGACCCTGTCCTACCAGCCCAGCCCGCTCATGCCGGCCCTGCAGAACTCCCCCCTGCTGACCCTGCACGTGTTCACCGCCTCCCTGGGCTACGGCGCCTCCGTCGTCTCCTTCGCGGCCGCGGTGATGTACCTGCTGGCGCCACACGTGCGCTGGAGGGGCTGGCCCCGCAGGGAGGTCCTTGACGACCTGGGCTACCGGGCCACGGTGGTGACCTTCCCGATGCTCACCCTCATGCTCATCCTGGGGGCGCTGTGGGGCAACGTGGCCTGGGGCCGCTACTGGGGCTGGGACCCCAAGGAGGTCGCCGCCCTGGTGACCTGGCTGATCTACGGCGCCTACCTGCACGCCCGGGTCACTCGCAGCTGGCGGGGCACCCGGTCGGCGTGGCTGCTGATCCTCGGCTTCGGCGCCGTCATCTTCACCTACCTGGGCAACCTGTTCTTCGGGGGGCTGCACTCCTATGCCTGA
- a CDS encoding TspO/MBR family protein, translating to MPRHRRAALLATSTMVAATAVAGSLASDPHGSYYASLRKPSWTPPGSVFPVVWSGLYATIAATTGPTLAELREADTKTQDWEAAGYLCATTVNLALNAGWTWIFFRARNPGLSAAWAAALTISSVGLAQRTFQVKMARGVVLAPYAGWTAFATALSTAIWRMNR from the coding sequence ATGCCTCGCCACCGCCGTGCGGCACTGCTGGCCACATCCACGATGGTGGCAGCCACCGCCGTCGCCGGGTCACTCGCCTCAGACCCCCACGGCAGCTACTACGCCAGCCTGCGCAAGCCGTCATGGACCCCGCCCGGCTCAGTCTTCCCCGTTGTCTGGAGCGGGCTCTACGCGACCATCGCCGCCACCACCGGCCCCACGCTGGCCGAGCTGCGAGAGGCCGACACGAAGACGCAGGACTGGGAGGCCGCAGGCTACCTGTGCGCCACCACGGTCAACCTGGCGCTCAACGCCGGGTGGACCTGGATCTTCTTCCGGGCGAGGAACCCTGGTCTGTCCGCAGCGTGGGCCGCCGCCCTCACGATCAGCTCCGTAGGGCTGGCCCAGCGCACCTTCCAGGTCAAGATGGCGCGCGGAGTAGTTCTTGCCCCCTACGCGGGCTGGACCGCCTTCGCCACGGCACTGTCCACCGCCATCTGGCGGATGAACCGCTGA
- a CDS encoding SagB/ThcOx family dehydrogenase: MDGPTIHSANLTTIVYGADVPDALDCSETWFEASKVRRESMGWDCPGIQVLQSSPALQEISSRGARSYDHLPRVSLGAPEYPAAPLGQVLLGRRSSDVFLGSMTVKQLSGLLRYGAGMTDVQGRSSHLRTTPSAGALHPLDLFFYARHVDDLQEGVYYYLPQENHAVKIAASLGDAVASSFFDAAGSSDSAVIILIACTFWRTRFKYGHRGLRFCLIEAGHMAQNFLLLSTAYGLPSRALGGFVDDEINDRIPSLNGVDTALLYALTVG; the protein is encoded by the coding sequence GTGGACGGACCAACCATCCACAGCGCAAATCTGACAACTATTGTGTACGGGGCCGACGTCCCAGATGCTCTTGACTGCTCCGAGACCTGGTTCGAGGCGTCGAAGGTACGCCGCGAGTCGATGGGGTGGGACTGCCCGGGCATCCAGGTGCTGCAGAGCTCTCCCGCACTGCAAGAAATCTCTTCTCGTGGCGCCAGGAGCTACGACCACCTTCCAAGGGTAAGTCTCGGTGCTCCAGAGTATCCTGCAGCGCCCCTGGGGCAGGTCCTGCTCGGCCGACGATCATCAGACGTGTTCCTCGGCTCCATGACTGTGAAGCAGCTTTCAGGCCTGCTGCGGTACGGAGCAGGGATGACTGACGTACAGGGCAGAAGCAGCCACCTACGCACCACGCCATCGGCAGGTGCACTGCACCCCCTGGACCTGTTCTTCTACGCGAGGCACGTCGACGACCTTCAGGAAGGTGTGTACTACTACCTGCCACAAGAAAACCATGCGGTCAAGATCGCTGCCTCACTGGGGGACGCAGTCGCCTCCTCTTTTTTTGACGCGGCCGGGTCCTCGGACAGCGCGGTCATCATTCTCATCGCGTGCACCTTCTGGCGCACGCGGTTCAAGTACGGACACAGAGGGCTCCGGTTCTGCCTCATAGAGGCTGGGCACATGGCTCAGAACTTCCTCCTGCTGTCCACTGCCTACGGACTTCCGTCCCGCGCCCTCGGAGGATTTGTCGACGATGAGATCAACGATCGCATACCTTCTCTCAACGGAGTCGACACGGCGCTGCTCTACGCACTGACCGTCGGCTAG
- the nrdF gene encoding class 1b ribonucleoside-diphosphate reductase subunit beta, with product MPEPITLLDRVQAINWNRLVDDKDLEVWDRLTGNFWLPEKVPLSNDVQSWATLTEAEKNMTTRVFTGLTLLDTIQGTVGAVSLIPDARTPHEEAVLTNIAFMESVHARSYSSIFSTLISTAEIDEAFRWSEENENLQRKARIILDYYRGEDAEKRKVASTMLESFLFYSGFYAPMYWSSHAKLTNTADLIRLIIRDEAVHGYYIGYKYQLAVRDSSPARQAELKDYTFELLMELYDNEEQYTEDLYDGLGLTEDVKKFLRYNANKALMNLGYEALFPAEATDVSPAILASLSPNADENHDFFSGSGSSYVMGTAEATQDEDWDF from the coding sequence ATGCCTGAGCCGATCACGCTTCTCGACCGTGTCCAGGCCATCAACTGGAACCGGCTCGTGGACGACAAGGACCTGGAGGTCTGGGACCGCCTGACGGGCAACTTCTGGCTGCCGGAGAAGGTCCCGCTGTCCAACGACGTCCAGTCCTGGGCCACCCTGACCGAGGCGGAGAAGAACATGACCACCCGCGTGTTCACCGGCCTGACCCTCCTGGACACCATCCAGGGCACCGTGGGGGCGGTCTCCCTCATCCCTGACGCACGCACCCCCCACGAGGAGGCGGTGCTGACCAACATCGCCTTCATGGAGTCCGTCCACGCCCGCTCCTACTCCTCGATCTTCTCCACCCTCATCTCCACCGCTGAGATCGACGAGGCCTTCCGCTGGAGCGAGGAGAACGAGAACCTCCAGCGCAAGGCGCGCATCATCCTGGACTACTACCGGGGGGAGGACGCTGAGAAGCGCAAGGTGGCCTCCACCATGCTGGAGTCCTTCCTCTTCTACTCCGGCTTCTACGCCCCCATGTACTGGTCCAGCCACGCCAAGCTGACCAACACTGCCGACCTCATCCGCCTCATCATCCGCGACGAGGCGGTCCACGGCTACTACATCGGCTACAAGTACCAGCTGGCCGTGCGCGACTCCTCCCCGGCCCGCCAGGCCGAGCTCAAGGACTACACCTTCGAGCTGCTCATGGAGCTCTACGACAACGAGGAGCAGTACACCGAGGACCTCTACGACGGGCTCGGCCTGACCGAGGACGTCAAGAAGTTCCTGCGCTACAACGCCAACAAGGCGCTGATGAACCTGGGCTACGAGGCGCTGTTCCCGGCTGAGGCCACCGACGTCAGCCCGGCGATCCTGGCCTCCCTGTCGCCCAACGCCGACGAGAACCACGACTTCTTCTCCGGCTCGGGCTCCTCCTACGTTATGGGTACCGCCGAGGCCACCCAGGACGAGGACTGGGACTTCTGA
- a CDS encoding TlpA family protein disulfide reductase produces MPDRSTGPGPDDATARAAAGGEPAWRAALRGSRFGQVAVIAVAAFAVAIAAWWAVGPQDAGQAPQAEGSVVTQVDVDGVQQAPVAGDRAPAFSGTDISSQEVVVDPEAMDGRPVWLMFVATWCTGCRTEMPDVQEAAAAYGEDVEVIVVYVGEDTSTVSAYSQRVGNNLTEVPDRSQAVSAAYGVMGVPSHFFIDADGTVRQASVGLLTPDQMAQALDGITGP; encoded by the coding sequence ATGCCTGACCGCAGTACCGGGCCCGGCCCGGACGACGCCACGGCACGTGCGGCCGCTGGAGGGGAGCCTGCCTGGCGCGCCGCCCTGCGTGGCTCCAGGTTCGGGCAGGTGGCCGTCATCGCGGTGGCGGCCTTCGCGGTGGCCATCGCCGCCTGGTGGGCCGTCGGCCCGCAGGACGCCGGGCAGGCACCACAGGCCGAGGGCTCCGTCGTCACCCAGGTGGACGTCGACGGCGTCCAGCAGGCGCCGGTGGCCGGGGACAGGGCGCCAGCCTTCAGCGGCACCGACATCAGCTCCCAGGAGGTGGTGGTGGACCCGGAGGCCATGGACGGGCGGCCGGTGTGGCTCATGTTCGTCGCCACGTGGTGCACCGGCTGCCGCACCGAGATGCCCGACGTCCAGGAGGCCGCAGCCGCCTACGGGGAGGACGTCGAGGTCATCGTGGTCTACGTCGGGGAGGACACCTCCACCGTCAGCGCCTACTCCCAGCGTGTGGGCAACAACCTCACCGAGGTTCCCGACCGGTCCCAGGCGGTCTCCGCCGCCTACGGGGTCATGGGGGTGCCCTCGCACTTCTTTATCGACGCTGACGGCACCGTGCGCCAGGCCAGCGTCGGCCTGCTCACCCCCGACCAGATGGCCCAGGCGCTGGACGGGATCACGGGGCCGTAA
- a CDS encoding AAA family ATPase: MADSFVPLAVPPAVPPVPPDSASSPSPAALVTRTGSAEALLLGLVDHLATALGDAPSRLVVGLAGAPGSGKSTLATRLQELLAQRGLLAGTVPMDGFHLSNAVLDALGRHDRKGAPDTFDVEGLLATLDRVRSPDLPEVLAPVYRRDLHEPVAAGTLVSGPGAVVTEGNYLALGSHGWQEVRTRIDLLVFLEVPEEELAARLVARHQDFGRSAADAGHWVRTVDLPNARLVAASASRCHELWRLATTSSTPPDQ; this comes from the coding sequence ATGGCCGACTCCTTTGTACCCCTCGCCGTACCTCCCGCTGTACCACCCGTGCCCCCTGACTCCGCCTCCAGTCCCTCTCCCGCCGCCCTCGTCACTCGCACCGGCTCCGCCGAGGCCCTGCTGCTCGGCCTGGTCGACCACCTGGCCACTGCCCTTGGTGACGCCCCGTCCCGCCTCGTCGTCGGCCTGGCCGGAGCGCCGGGCTCGGGCAAGTCGACCCTGGCCACCCGGCTCCAGGAGCTCCTGGCCCAGCGCGGTCTCCTGGCTGGCACCGTCCCCATGGACGGGTTCCACCTGTCCAACGCCGTCCTGGACGCCCTGGGGCGCCACGACCGCAAGGGCGCGCCCGACACCTTCGACGTGGAGGGGCTCCTCGCCACCCTCGACCGGGTCCGCTCCCCGGACCTCCCGGAGGTCCTGGCCCCTGTCTACCGCCGCGACCTGCACGAGCCCGTGGCCGCAGGCACACTGGTGAGCGGGCCGGGAGCAGTCGTCACCGAGGGGAACTACCTGGCGCTGGGCTCCCACGGCTGGCAGGAGGTGAGGACCCGGATCGACCTGCTGGTCTTTCTGGAGGTGCCCGAGGAGGAGCTGGCGGCCCGGCTGGTCGCCCGCCACCAGGACTTCGGCCGCAGCGCCGCTGACGCCGGGCACTGGGTGCGCACCGTGGACCTGCCCAACGCCCGGCTGGTCGCCGCCTCCGCCTCGCGCTGCCACGAGCTGTGGAGACTGGCGACCACCTCCAGCACACCCCCAGATCAATGA
- a CDS encoding ABC transporter ATP-binding protein, whose translation MTHGSDTVVEARGLSKKFGDVTAVSDVSFEVARGSVVGVLGRNGAGKSTLVSMLVGLTSPSSGSVQVLGCDPRAARSRSRLGVVPQDVALPGNLTAYELGAFVSAHFPSSSHRYQQVLHSWGIKDFCSTRIRRLSGGQRRRVAVGLAFVGNPLLVVLDEPTTGLDPESRRAMWSRIREEASRGMTVVITSHYLEEIEYLSDHILLMEKGTLIENRSISSFLALKRQGCVSFVSSASVEQVRMAVGRQAEVVANHHAFKVRSQDTDGVVRALVHSGLEFQELRVTGWSLEDVLIERMEEQDAHPQRHR comes from the coding sequence GTGACCCACGGATCCGATACCGTTGTCGAGGCACGGGGGCTGTCAAAGAAGTTTGGTGACGTCACAGCGGTGTCTGACGTCAGCTTTGAGGTGGCACGCGGCAGTGTCGTCGGGGTCCTCGGCAGGAACGGTGCCGGCAAGTCCACGCTGGTGTCCATGCTGGTCGGACTGACATCCCCCTCCTCAGGCAGCGTCCAGGTACTGGGCTGCGATCCTCGCGCAGCACGCTCACGCAGCAGGCTGGGCGTTGTCCCGCAGGACGTGGCCTTGCCGGGCAACCTCACGGCATATGAGCTCGGCGCCTTTGTCTCCGCCCACTTCCCGTCAAGCAGCCACCGCTATCAGCAGGTGCTCCACTCCTGGGGCATCAAGGACTTCTGCTCCACACGGATCAGGAGGCTGTCCGGCGGGCAGAGACGACGGGTTGCTGTCGGCCTGGCGTTCGTCGGGAACCCACTCCTCGTTGTTCTCGACGAGCCGACCACAGGACTGGACCCCGAGTCCCGACGTGCTATGTGGAGCAGGATACGGGAGGAAGCCAGCAGGGGGATGACCGTGGTCATCACCTCCCACTACCTGGAGGAGATCGAGTACCTCAGCGACCACATCCTTCTCATGGAGAAGGGGACGCTGATTGAGAACCGCTCGATCTCAAGCTTCCTGGCGCTCAAGAGGCAGGGGTGCGTCTCCTTCGTCTCATCCGCCTCCGTGGAGCAGGTCCGGATGGCGGTCGGCCGACAGGCGGAGGTTGTCGCGAACCACCACGCCTTCAAGGTCAGGAGCCAGGATACCGACGGAGTCGTACGGGCACTAGTGCATTCCGGCCTCGAGTTCCAGGAGCTGCGTGTCACCGGGTGGAGCCTTGAGGACGTCCTTATAGAAAGAATGGAGGAGCAGGATGCCCACCCTCAGCGGCACCGATAG
- a CDS encoding GntP family permease yields the protein MLTPVLTPLSVPAASLTTSPAPAGTPAPAALAVTAVPGAETASGSDTQLVVAAAVGIAVIVLLITWLRLHPFLSLVLGSVTMAVAAGVPLADSFTSFTEGLGSTVGDVGVLIALGAVIGTFLIESGGADRIVDTVLERARVPLLPWAMALTAFVIGIPLFFEVGVVLLIPIVMLVARRCALPVILVGIPALAGLSALHGLVPPHPGPLIAIDAVGADLGLTLGLGLVVAVPTVVVSGPLAARYMARWVPLQAGSPPGGQQEETQRLRRPTFAVSLSIVLLPVVLMLLRTVVETTAADAQDSPLYTAATFLGAPVVALLVTTLLGLVLLGRLRGDSAQDISDRVGASLGPVAGILLIVGAGGGFKQTLVDSGVADVMAQAIQGASLSPLLAGWLVAVAVRLATGSATVATVTASGIMAPVAAGMDAPGTALLVLALGAGSVFLSHVNDAGFWLVKEYFGMSVGQTLRTWSLMECLVSVVALATVMLLSLVL from the coding sequence ATGCTGACTCCCGTGTTGACCCCGTTGTCAGTCCCTGCGGCCAGTCTCACTACCTCGCCCGCCCCGGCTGGGACGCCCGCCCCGGCAGCTCTGGCTGTGACGGCGGTGCCCGGCGCCGAGACCGCCTCCGGCAGCGACACCCAGCTGGTCGTTGCCGCCGCAGTCGGTATCGCTGTCATCGTCCTCCTCATTACCTGGCTCAGGTTGCACCCCTTCCTGTCCCTGGTACTGGGCTCAGTCACCATGGCAGTGGCCGCAGGTGTCCCGCTGGCCGACTCCTTCACCTCCTTCACCGAGGGGCTGGGGAGCACGGTCGGGGACGTGGGCGTGCTCATCGCCCTGGGCGCGGTCATTGGCACCTTTCTCATCGAGTCCGGGGGTGCCGACCGGATCGTCGACACTGTCCTGGAGCGCGCCCGGGTCCCCCTGCTGCCCTGGGCGATGGCCCTGACCGCCTTTGTCATTGGGATCCCGCTGTTCTTCGAGGTCGGGGTGGTCCTGTTGATCCCGATCGTCATGCTGGTCGCCCGCCGCTGCGCTCTGCCGGTGATCCTGGTGGGCATCCCCGCCCTGGCGGGCCTGTCCGCCCTGCACGGCCTGGTGCCCCCGCACCCGGGACCGCTCATCGCCATCGACGCCGTGGGGGCCGACCTCGGCCTGACGCTGGGTCTGGGGCTGGTGGTCGCGGTGCCGACCGTTGTCGTCTCCGGTCCTCTGGCTGCCCGCTACATGGCACGCTGGGTCCCGCTCCAGGCAGGCAGCCCTCCCGGCGGGCAGCAGGAGGAGACGCAACGGCTCAGGCGCCCTACCTTTGCCGTGTCACTGTCGATCGTGCTGCTGCCGGTGGTCCTCATGCTGCTGCGCACAGTGGTGGAGACGACTGCGGCCGACGCCCAGGACTCACCGCTCTACACGGCCGCTACCTTCCTGGGCGCACCTGTGGTGGCCCTCCTGGTCACCACCCTCCTGGGGCTGGTGCTCCTGGGCAGACTCCGGGGTGACTCCGCCCAGGACATCAGCGACCGGGTCGGTGCCTCTCTCGGTCCCGTGGCGGGCATCCTGCTCATCGTGGGTGCCGGAGGAGGATTCAAGCAGACCCTGGTGGACTCTGGCGTGGCTGACGTCATGGCTCAGGCTATCCAGGGGGCGAGCCTGTCCCCGCTGCTGGCAGGCTGGCTGGTCGCGGTGGCGGTGCGCCTGGCCACCGGCTCGGCGACAGTAGCCACTGTCACGGCCTCCGGCATCATGGCGCCTGTCGCCGCCGGGATGGATGCGCCGGGAACGGCCCTGCTGGTGCTGGCGCTGGGGGCGGGGTCAGTCTTCCTGTCCCACGTCAACGACGCCGGGTTCTGGCTGGTCAAGGAGTACTTCGGTATGAGCGTAGGGCAGACGCTGAGGACCTGGTCGCTGATGGAGTGCCTGGTCTCCGTGGTGGCCCTGGCAACAGTCATGCTGCTCAGCCTCGTTCTCTGA
- a CDS encoding ABC transporter ATP-binding protein: MKGVIDVRSLHKRFGRVHAVRGIDLVVERGSVYGLIGPNGAGKTTVLRTLVDIIRPTSGSVSVLGHTPRSSRPGLRRRIGYLPGELRLTERISGASLLRHLADISGPVAPGVTGELAERLDLDLSRPVRTLSKGNRQKLGLIQAFMHRPELLILDEPTSGLDPLVQREFLALVREAREAGQTVLLSSHVLSEIQHCADAAAVLAQGKIVAEGRISSLRLTGTSRVRGQLSGTTTEKVREALAGPDKIKDLDLRRIGEDQVQFSGMLRGQADPFVKSLSRFTVRDLTIEEPDLEETVLSLYEHTGDAS, translated from the coding sequence ATGAAAGGTGTCATCGACGTCAGGTCCCTGCACAAGAGGTTCGGCAGAGTCCACGCCGTGCGCGGTATCGACCTGGTGGTTGAGCGCGGCTCCGTGTACGGGCTCATCGGCCCCAACGGCGCCGGCAAGACGACCGTGCTGCGCACCCTGGTGGACATTATCCGGCCCACCAGCGGGTCGGTGTCGGTCCTGGGGCATACGCCTCGCTCGTCCAGGCCGGGGCTTCGACGCCGTATTGGCTACCTGCCGGGCGAGCTGAGGCTGACTGAGCGCATCAGCGGAGCCTCGCTGCTGCGCCACCTCGCCGACATCAGCGGCCCGGTAGCCCCCGGCGTGACCGGCGAGCTCGCCGAGCGCCTGGACCTCGACCTTAGCCGACCGGTACGCACCCTCTCCAAGGGCAACCGTCAGAAGCTGGGACTGATCCAGGCGTTCATGCACCGCCCTGAGCTGCTGATCCTGGACGAGCCCACCAGCGGGCTCGACCCTCTTGTCCAGCGGGAGTTCCTCGCCCTGGTGCGCGAGGCGCGTGAGGCTGGTCAGACCGTGCTGCTCAGCTCGCACGTCCTCAGCGAGATCCAGCACTGCGCCGACGCCGCCGCCGTGCTCGCCCAGGGCAAGATCGTGGCTGAGGGTAGGATCTCCTCGCTGCGGCTCACCGGTACCTCCCGGGTGCGCGGTCAGCTCAGCGGCACGACTACGGAGAAGGTCCGGGAGGCTCTCGCGGGCCCCGACAAGATCAAGGATCTGGACTTACGCCGTATCGGTGAGGACCAGGTCCAGTTCTCCGGGATGCTGCGCGGTCAGGCCGACCCGTTCGTCAAGTCCTTGTCCCGCTTCACGGTGCGTGACCTCACCATTGAGGAGCCTGACCTGGAGGAGACCGTCCTCAGCCTGTACGAGCACACGGGAGACGCATCATGA
- a CDS encoding ABC transporter permease subunit translates to MTTTESAAASARTTAPPARAAAVPVLRRQLGEGRRGLLGWSVGLAAVIFLYLPVYPSLQEPELLEMVDSMPASLTSSLGFDQIATGAGYAQATYFGLIGFLLVVAAATTWGSYAIAGMEESGRLELTMAHAVGRVQYVAETAAALVTRVLVLAVVTVVLVLVMNGPAELSLSVGHLVTVTVAWAGLGLLSGACALAVGALTGRRAWAVGAGVGIAVLGYGLNAVGESTPSLDWMLVASPYHWAFGESPLATGNGRGGIALVWALCAVLLALGCWVFSRRDLRG, encoded by the coding sequence ATGACCACCACTGAATCAGCCGCCGCCTCCGCCCGGACCACTGCTCCTCCAGCCCGGGCCGCCGCCGTGCCTGTCCTGCGTCGCCAGCTCGGGGAGGGCAGGCGCGGGTTGCTGGGCTGGTCAGTCGGCCTGGCAGCAGTCATCTTCCTCTACCTGCCTGTCTACCCCTCGCTGCAGGAGCCTGAGTTGCTGGAGATGGTGGACAGTATGCCTGCCAGCCTGACTAGCAGCCTCGGCTTTGACCAGATCGCCACCGGTGCTGGCTACGCGCAGGCCACCTATTTCGGCCTCATCGGCTTTCTTCTCGTGGTCGCCGCCGCGACCACCTGGGGGTCGTACGCGATTGCAGGCATGGAGGAGAGCGGCCGCCTGGAGCTGACGATGGCCCACGCGGTCGGGCGGGTGCAGTACGTGGCGGAGACTGCGGCAGCACTGGTCACACGCGTCCTGGTTCTCGCCGTGGTCACCGTCGTTCTCGTCCTTGTCATGAACGGTCCTGCGGAGCTGTCGCTGTCGGTGGGACACCTGGTGACAGTGACCGTTGCCTGGGCCGGCCTGGGCCTGCTGTCTGGAGCGTGCGCGCTCGCTGTGGGCGCGCTCACTGGGCGACGGGCCTGGGCCGTGGGGGCTGGTGTCGGCATCGCCGTGCTCGGCTACGGTCTCAACGCGGTTGGTGAGTCGACCCCTAGCCTGGACTGGATGCTGGTCGCCTCCCCCTACCACTGGGCCTTTGGTGAGAGCCCCCTGGCGACGGGCAACGGCCGGGGCGGTATCGCGCTGGTCTGGGCGCTGTGCGCGGTGCTGCTGGCCCTCGGCTGCTGGGTGTTCTCCCGGCGTGACCTCAGGGGCTGA
- a CDS encoding ABC transporter permease: MPTLSGTDSQGAPPGVLAAHLRIVLVDTFREPTALIGNVLIPIVCFLFFVLPNRGVVESADAATEATLQLTSMLGFSTCLFGYSMSVAQDRDTGFGLYLRTLPVGPLPRFLSVAAGTLAVTVVGVVLLWLLALVTTATSPAPSLAAGLAGLLITMVTWGLFGAALGQVVNVKTVITVAQLVFLSLAFAGGMLVSPDYMPEALDSVSTYLPSRASRDLVCSLGSGQEVSTTTVVMSIVWTLVFGVGSILATRFSQRR; this comes from the coding sequence ATGCCCACCCTCAGCGGCACCGATAGCCAGGGGGCGCCTCCCGGCGTCCTGGCAGCCCATCTACGCATAGTCCTGGTCGACACCTTCCGCGAGCCTACGGCGCTCATCGGGAACGTCCTTATCCCAATTGTGTGCTTTCTCTTCTTTGTGCTTCCCAACAGGGGCGTCGTCGAGTCGGCCGACGCCGCAACCGAGGCAACACTTCAGCTGACAAGCATGCTGGGGTTCTCCACCTGTCTGTTCGGCTACTCCATGTCTGTGGCCCAGGACCGAGACACTGGGTTCGGGCTCTACCTCAGGACCCTCCCCGTGGGTCCGCTCCCCCGGTTCCTTTCAGTTGCGGCTGGGACGCTTGCCGTCACGGTTGTCGGGGTTGTGCTTCTGTGGCTGCTTGCCCTGGTGACAACAGCAACCAGTCCGGCACCGAGCCTGGCTGCCGGACTGGCAGGCCTCCTCATCACAATGGTCACCTGGGGCCTGTTCGGGGCCGCGCTGGGGCAGGTCGTCAATGTCAAGACAGTCATCACCGTCGCCCAGCTGGTCTTCTTGTCCCTGGCATTCGCTGGGGGCATGCTGGTGTCTCCCGACTACATGCCGGAGGCGCTGGACTCAGTCAGTACCTACCTCCCCTCACGCGCCTCGCGTGACCTGGTGTGCAGCCTGGGCAGCGGGCAAGAGGTGAGCACGACAACGGTGGTCATGAGCATTGTCTGGACACTCGTCTTTGGAGTGGGCAGCATCCTGGCCACCAGGTTCTCTCAACGTCGTTAG
- a CDS encoding gluconokinase, with protein MTEPSAPGGASPGLAAGRTVSQPVTHLVIMGVAGCGKTTTANGLARVLGWPVAEADDFHPGTNIAKMRAGTPLTDADRWPWLDSLRGWMSERAAQGSSTIVTCSALKRSYRDLLAQAQGRVRFVHLQVQEVELRRRLAQREGHFMPASLLPSQLATLEPLEDDEDGVVVVSASSSPEATVAAVLESLELLDVEAGRC; from the coding sequence ATGACTGAGCCCAGCGCCCCAGGAGGCGCCAGCCCCGGCCTCGCGGCGGGCCGCACCGTCTCCCAGCCGGTGACCCACCTCGTCATCATGGGGGTCGCTGGCTGCGGGAAGACCACGACCGCCAACGGCCTCGCCCGTGTCCTGGGCTGGCCTGTCGCCGAGGCCGACGACTTCCACCCCGGTACCAACATCGCGAAGATGCGCGCGGGCACTCCGCTCACCGACGCCGACCGCTGGCCGTGGTTGGACTCCCTGCGCGGCTGGATGAGTGAGCGGGCCGCGCAGGGGTCCTCCACCATTGTCACCTGCTCCGCCCTCAAGCGCTCCTACCGGGACCTGCTGGCCCAGGCGCAGGGCCGGGTGCGCTTTGTCCACCTGCAGGTTCAGGAGGTGGAGCTACGCCGTCGCCTGGCTCAGCGGGAGGGACATTTCATGCCAGCCAGCCTCCTGCCCTCCCAGCTGGCCACCCTGGAGCCTTTGGAGGACGATGAGGACGGCGTGGTCGTGGTATCCGCCTCTTCCAGCCCGGAGGCGACGGTGGCGGCCGTCCTGGAGTCGCTGGAGCTGCTGGACGTGGAGGCCGGGAGATGCTGA